In Callospermophilus lateralis isolate mCalLat2 chromosome 18, mCalLat2.hap1, whole genome shotgun sequence, one DNA window encodes the following:
- the Hsdl1 gene encoding inactive hydroxysteroid dehydrogenase-like protein 1 isoform X1: MAAVDSFYLLYREIARSCNCYMEALALVGAWYTARKSITVICDFYSLIRLHFIPRLGSRADLTKQYGRWAVVSGATDGIGKAYAEELASRGLNIILMSRNEEKLRTVAKDIADTYQVETDIIVVDFSRGREIYVPIAEALKDKDIGILVNNVGVFYPYPQYFTQVSEDKLWDIINVNIAAASLMIHIVLPGMVERKKGAIVTISSGSCCKPTPQLAAFSASKAYLDHLSRALQYEYASKGIFVQSLLPFYVATNMAGPSSFLHRCPWLVPSPEVYAHHAVSTLGVSRRTTGYWSHSVQFLFAQYMPEWLWVWGANILNRSLRKEALACKA, encoded by the exons ATGGCCGCCGTGGACAGCTTCTACCTCTTGTACAGGGAGATTGCCAGGTCTTGCAATTGCTACATGGAGGCGCTGGCTTTGGTCGGAGCCTGGTACACGGCCAGGAAAAGCATCACCGTCATCTGTGACTTCTACAGTCTGATCAGGCTGCACTTCATCCCTCGCCTGGGGAGCAGGGCGGACCTCACCAAGCAGTACGGAAGATGGGCCGTCGTCAGTG GTGCAACAGATGGGATTGGAAAAGCCTATGCCGAAGAGTTAGCAAGCCGAGGTCTCAACATTATTCTGATGAGTCGGAATGAAGAGAAGCTGCGGACAGTTGCCAAAGACATAGCCGACACCTACCAAGTGGAAACGGATATCATAGTTGTGGACTTCAGCAGGGGCCGTGAGATCTATGTTCCTATTGCAGAAGCCCTGAAGGACAAAGACATTGGCATCTTGGTAAACAATGTGGGCGTGTTTTACCCCTACCCCCAGTATTTCACTCAGGTCTCCGAGGACAAGCTCTGGGACATCATAAATGTGAACATCGCCGCTGCTAGTTTGATGATCCACATAGTGTTACCAGGAATGGTGGAAAGAAAGAAGGGTGCCATCGTCACCATCTCCTCCGGCTCCTGCTGCAAACCCACTCCGCAGCTGGCTGCGTTCTCTGCTTCTAAG GCCTACTTAGACCACCTCAGCCGAGCGCTGCAGTACGAGTACGCCTCTAAAGGGATCTTCGTGCAGAGCCTCCTCCCCTTCTACGTGGCCACCAACATGGCTGGACCTAGCAGCTTTCTGCACAGATGCCCCTGGCTGGTGCCGTCACCAGAAGTATACGCACATCATGCTGTCTCTACCCTGGGGGTCTCCAGAAGGACCACAGGGTACTGGTCCCACTCTGTTCAG tttctttttgcACAGTATATGCCTGAGTGGCTCTGGGTATGGGGAGCAAATATTCTCAACCGCTCCTTACGCAAGGAGGCCTTAGCCTGCAAAGCCTGA
- the Hsdl1 gene encoding inactive hydroxysteroid dehydrogenase-like protein 1 isoform X2, with protein MEALALVGAWYTARKSITVICDFYSLIRLHFIPRLGSRADLTKQYGRWAVVSGATDGIGKAYAEELASRGLNIILMSRNEEKLRTVAKDIADTYQVETDIIVVDFSRGREIYVPIAEALKDKDIGILVNNVGVFYPYPQYFTQVSEDKLWDIINVNIAAASLMIHIVLPGMVERKKGAIVTISSGSCCKPTPQLAAFSASKAYLDHLSRALQYEYASKGIFVQSLLPFYVATNMAGPSSFLHRCPWLVPSPEVYAHHAVSTLGVSRRTTGYWSHSVQFLFAQYMPEWLWVWGANILNRSLRKEALACKA; from the exons ATGGAGGCGCTGGCTTTGGTCGGAGCCTGGTACACGGCCAGGAAAAGCATCACCGTCATCTGTGACTTCTACAGTCTGATCAGGCTGCACTTCATCCCTCGCCTGGGGAGCAGGGCGGACCTCACCAAGCAGTACGGAAGATGGGCCGTCGTCAGTG GTGCAACAGATGGGATTGGAAAAGCCTATGCCGAAGAGTTAGCAAGCCGAGGTCTCAACATTATTCTGATGAGTCGGAATGAAGAGAAGCTGCGGACAGTTGCCAAAGACATAGCCGACACCTACCAAGTGGAAACGGATATCATAGTTGTGGACTTCAGCAGGGGCCGTGAGATCTATGTTCCTATTGCAGAAGCCCTGAAGGACAAAGACATTGGCATCTTGGTAAACAATGTGGGCGTGTTTTACCCCTACCCCCAGTATTTCACTCAGGTCTCCGAGGACAAGCTCTGGGACATCATAAATGTGAACATCGCCGCTGCTAGTTTGATGATCCACATAGTGTTACCAGGAATGGTGGAAAGAAAGAAGGGTGCCATCGTCACCATCTCCTCCGGCTCCTGCTGCAAACCCACTCCGCAGCTGGCTGCGTTCTCTGCTTCTAAG GCCTACTTAGACCACCTCAGCCGAGCGCTGCAGTACGAGTACGCCTCTAAAGGGATCTTCGTGCAGAGCCTCCTCCCCTTCTACGTGGCCACCAACATGGCTGGACCTAGCAGCTTTCTGCACAGATGCCCCTGGCTGGTGCCGTCACCAGAAGTATACGCACATCATGCTGTCTCTACCCTGGGGGTCTCCAGAAGGACCACAGGGTACTGGTCCCACTCTGTTCAG tttctttttgcACAGTATATGCCTGAGTGGCTCTGGGTATGGGGAGCAAATATTCTCAACCGCTCCTTACGCAAGGAGGCCTTAGCCTGCAAAGCCTGA